A stretch of Rhododendron vialii isolate Sample 1 chromosome 4a, ASM3025357v1 DNA encodes these proteins:
- the LOC131323906 gene encoding uncharacterized mitochondrial protein AtMg00810-like, translating into MGSDFALKDLGTLHYFLGIKVISVSQGIMLSQAKYTLDLIKKAGMTDCRPCASPSSLKSSPLMPDVPFSNPEFYRTLVGSLQYLTLTRPEISFSVNAVCQHMHNPLTSRFTAIKHILRYLRGTIHQGLLFTKGALQFSAFSDVDWAGSATDRRST; encoded by the coding sequence ATGGGGTCAGATTTTGCTCTCAAAGATCTGGGTACTCTTCACTATTTTCTGGGTATTAAGGTGATATCTGTTTCTCAAGGTATTATGCTCTCTCAAGCTAAGTACACTCTGGATTTGATTAAAAAGGCAGGTATGACGGACTGTAGACCATGTgcctctccctcttctctcaAGTCTTCTCCACTCATGCCTGATGTCCCTTTTTCTAACCCAGAGTTCTATAGAACCTTGGTTGGTTCTTTACAATACTTGACATTAACTAGGCCTGAAATATCATTCTCTGTTAATGCTGTTTGTCAACACATGCATAATCCCCTAACAAGCCGCTTCACAGCTATTAAACATATCTTACGCTATCTTCGCGGTACAATTCATCAAGGTCTTCTTTTTACTAAAGGAGCTTTGCAGTTTTCTGCCTTCTCTGATGTTGACTGGGCAGGTAGTGCTACTGATAGACGGTCAACATGA